The sequence GAAGCAGATTTCAAAGCAGAAATTAGACCTGATCTTGATCACTACCTCCAATGCGCCACACTAGACGCAAAAGAACGTGTGCAATTGTTTCGTCTTGCCTGGGATGCAACAATGAGTGCGTTCGGCAGCAGACAGATTCAGTATGAACGCTTTTTCTTTGGAAATCCCCATCGTCTGTTAAGTGAACTGTATCGAAGCTATGAAATCCAGAAACATACTGATTATATTGATAGCTTTTTACGGGATGAATAACAACGAAGCTGAGGCATCCGAAGAGTATGAAGACGAACAGTATTGACCACTTTAACTAAAAACGTATCTGCGCACTCAGCCATACAGCATGGAACCCAGCTTTCTATCGACCATTTCGCACCTACAATGCAATACTGATTTTTTAATCCAATTCTTTCAACGGACAGACTTGCTCAACTGCCTCATAGCTTTCATCATTTTCACTTTAGCATCTTCCTTTTTTCAAGTCAGATAACTTGTCAAGTACAATATTCATCATATAATGCCTTTCACCCATTTATCTTGCTATCCTATTACCCAAAATCTATTTTTTCTCATTTATGCAGTACTATGTTACTATCAAGATGATCATACTCATGGAGTGAGAAAAAATATGTTACCGAAGTCATCAATAATTTTCTTTAAAGTATGCAGTATCCTGTTAGCATTTACATTTCTCTTAATTACGTTTCGATTAGTCTGGATTCATTACCATAAAGATACAAATCAGCCAATAATCGAAAATGGTGTACTCGATCTGAGAGAATGGACATTAACAAACAAGGATACAATTGCTCTAGATGGGGAATGGGCTTTTTATCCCGAAACATTTATAAATAAGGAAACGAACGTTGATCTAAAAGAGAAAAGATTTATCGACGTTCCAAGTGATTGGAGCACGGAGTTAAACAGTAACCATTCCATCTCTTCTGGTTATGGATATGGAAGCTACCATTTAAAAATTCTTTTACCTGATACAGATCATCTTTTTTACGGATTGCGCATGAACAATATACATACTGCTGCAACAATTAAGGTGAATGGAGAAACAATTGCCAGTATAAATAGTCCTGCAAGAACACAACAAGAACCAGCTACCTTTCGTGGTCCCCTGACAACTCGATTTTACATAGAGGAGGATGCTAAGGAATTAAATATTGTTATCCAAGCTTCTAACTATGAAATACCATTCTTCGGGGGAATTAACAGGTCCATCCTTTTTGGTACTGAAAAGGCAGTTACTAACCAAACAAATATGTTAGAATTCTTACAGCTAGCGGTTATTGTTATCTTATTACTACATGCTTTTTATGCATTTGCATTATTTTTCCTAGGCAAAGGAGCACCACAAAAAGAATTGATGTACTTTGGCATCATGCTCTTACTAATGGCTTTTGGAAACGTAATAGATGATGAAGTGTTCTTACAATTACCATTTAATACCGAGTTTTCGTTTCGCTTGCTCATGTTTATCTTTATTGCAACATTATATGTTCTCATTTATTTTATTCATCATTTGTACAAAACCAGTGCATGGTTCATAAAAGTTTTATCCGTTAGTAACATTATTTTGTCAGCCTTGACATTATTCCTTTTCCCATTCGAACATTTTGTGATACTAGTAATGATTCTATACATCTATTATTTCATTTCAATATCCTTTATGTTTATTACTACATTCAGACACATCCTTAATGGCGATCGAAATGCTATCTTTATTTTATTATTTATTTGCAGCTATACGTCCAACATTATTTGGGGTGCTGCCATTCAGACAGGACAAATTGAGTTTCCATTTTACCCATTTGATTTCTTTATCTCGATTGTTTTAATTGCTATTCTATTATTTAGAAGGCATATTGCGTTAGTGCAACTTTCTGAAGAGCAGACGGCCAAACTTATGGAGGAGGATAAGAAAAAAGATCAATTCTTAGCTAACACATCACATGAGATTCGTAATCCCCTGCACGGGATGATTAATATTGCTCAATCTATTATTAATAAACACATAAAAACACTGGATAAAGAAACAACCAATAACTTGCACTTGTTAGTCCGGATTGGGCATCAACTCACGTTTACTTTAAATGACCTATTAGATATTACACGATTAAAAGAAAGACAAATTCACTTACAAAAAACACCTATCCAATTACATCAGGTAACAACTGTTGTGTTGGAAATGATTCAGTTCATGTCAGATAATAAGTCTATTAAAATGAAAAATGAAATTCCTACTAATTTCCCACTAATACTGGCGGATGAAAATCGAATCATTCGAATACTGTTCAACCTTGTTCATAATGCAGTCAAATTCACGAATTCTGGGCAAATTACAGTTCATGCAAAAGAGAACAATCATTATGCGATGATATCGGTTCAAGATACAGGGATTGGTATAGGTCAACAAGAATTGGATAGGATCTTTGTCCCATATGAAAAATTAAGCAAAGAAGAGGTTGATAGTGGCGGGATGGGACTTGGATTAAATATTTGCAGGCAATTAGTAGAACTTCATGGTGGAACAATACAGGTAGAATCGGAAGTAGAAAAAGGAACCTCCTTTACTTTCAGCCTGCCATTAGCTGAGCTCTCTGAAAAGGAACTACCGTATTCTGAAACCAATTCCTTATGGAAGGACATCAAACCTTTAGCAACAAAATCAGGGCAGAAATCTGATTCAACTAGTTATCTGGCCAAATTGTTTATCATTGACGATGATCCGATCAATATTAAAGTGATTCGAAATTTACTAGAACATGACTATGATATTGTTAGTACAACAGACCCCCGACTAGCCATCGACCTTATTGATGCTAGCTCGTGGGATTTGATCATAACTGATGTCATGATGCCTCATATATCCGGTTACGAATTAACCAAACAACTTAGAAAAAAATATACGATTTCAGAGCTTCCAGTCTTACTATTAACTGCCCGAAATCAGCCAGAAGATATATATGCTGGCTTTCAATCGGGTGCAAATGACTATATAGCCAAGCCGGTAGATGCTTTAGAATTACAGGCACGTGTCAAGGCACTCACTGAATTAAAGCAATCTATAGCAAAACAGTTACAAATCGAAGCAGCTTGGCTACAGGCTCAAATCAAACCACACTTTATTTTTAATACATTAAATACAATCGCTTCATTAAGTCAAATCGATACTGAAAAAATGACGACATTATTACATGAATTTGGAACCTATTTATATAAAAGCTTCGATATTAAGAATACATTACCGTTAGTACCTTTAGAAGATGAGTTAGCATTAGTCGAATCCTATTTGTATATTAATAAGCAACGATTCCAAGACAAAATACGGATTGAATGGGAGTTAGAAGAGACATCAGACATCCAAATCCCACCGCTATCGATCCAAACCTTAGTTGAAAATGCCATCAAACATGGCATACTTAAGAAAAATACAGGAGGTATGGTCCGAATTGAAGGAATTAACCTGCATCATTCCTACCAAATAAAGGTCTTGGATGACGGGGTTGGCATGCCTGCATCAACAATCCGTACGATTCTCAGCCAACATGGAGAATCTCATGGAATTGGATTAATCAACACTAACAAAAGATTTGAAAAACTGTTTGGAAAAGGTATCTCCATCCAAAGTAAAGAGGGGAAAGGTACCGAAATAACTTTAGTTATACCACTATTATAACAAACCATCATGCGCTGCATGCATGATGGTTTTCATTGGTAAAATTGACCTTACATAGCTATCCAATAGGAAGTAAGGTGTCTCTTTTGAATTAACTCGATGATTCATGTAATATTACTCTTGTAAATACCAAGCCAATTTTGGAATAGTAGATATATAACCTCCTAAAACGACAATATTTTACCAACTAAAAATATTGTAACGTTAGAAAATAGACATTTTCTAAACAAATTTTGCTCATCAATAGTTCGATCAGACTATTGATAAGCAAGGCGTTTTAGGAGGTAAGCAAATGAACGTAATTCTTTTCGACGATGAAGAGCCTGCACTAAATTTCTTAGAGCACCAGTTGAAATTAGTGAAGAACGTAACGATTCTTGGTAAATATACACACACAAACATTACAGCAATATTGGATCAGATAAGGCGATCCGATTGCGTATTTCTTGATGTCAAAATGCCTGAATTAAATGGCATCGAACTAGCTGAGAAACTATTAGAGATAAATCCT is a genomic window of Gracilibacillus salinarum containing:
- a CDS encoding hybrid sensor histidine kinase/response regulator, whose amino-acid sequence is MLPKSSIIFFKVCSILLAFTFLLITFRLVWIHYHKDTNQPIIENGVLDLREWTLTNKDTIALDGEWAFYPETFINKETNVDLKEKRFIDVPSDWSTELNSNHSISSGYGYGSYHLKILLPDTDHLFYGLRMNNIHTAATIKVNGETIASINSPARTQQEPATFRGPLTTRFYIEEDAKELNIVIQASNYEIPFFGGINRSILFGTEKAVTNQTNMLEFLQLAVIVILLLHAFYAFALFFLGKGAPQKELMYFGIMLLLMAFGNVIDDEVFLQLPFNTEFSFRLLMFIFIATLYVLIYFIHHLYKTSAWFIKVLSVSNIILSALTLFLFPFEHFVILVMILYIYYFISISFMFITTFRHILNGDRNAIFILLFICSYTSNIIWGAAIQTGQIEFPFYPFDFFISIVLIAILLFRRHIALVQLSEEQTAKLMEEDKKKDQFLANTSHEIRNPLHGMINIAQSIINKHIKTLDKETTNNLHLLVRIGHQLTFTLNDLLDITRLKERQIHLQKTPIQLHQVTTVVLEMIQFMSDNKSIKMKNEIPTNFPLILADENRIIRILFNLVHNAVKFTNSGQITVHAKENNHYAMISVQDTGIGIGQQELDRIFVPYEKLSKEEVDSGGMGLGLNICRQLVELHGGTIQVESEVEKGTSFTFSLPLAELSEKELPYSETNSLWKDIKPLATKSGQKSDSTSYLAKLFIIDDDPINIKVIRNLLEHDYDIVSTTDPRLAIDLIDASSWDLIITDVMMPHISGYELTKQLRKKYTISELPVLLLTARNQPEDIYAGFQSGANDYIAKPVDALELQARVKALTELKQSIAKQLQIEAAWLQAQIKPHFIFNTLNTIASLSQIDTEKMTTLLHEFGTYLYKSFDIKNTLPLVPLEDELALVESYLYINKQRFQDKIRIEWELEETSDIQIPPLSIQTLVENAIKHGILKKNTGGMVRIEGINLHHSYQIKVLDDGVGMPASTIRTILSQHGESHGIGLINTNKRFEKLFGKGISIQSKEGKGTEITLVIPLL